In the genome of Nocardioides sp. NBC_00368, the window CAGTGGACGGGCATCCGCCCGCCCGGCCGGGAGGGGGACTTGGCCTGGCGGTGGCCGCCGATCTTGGCGACGTAGACGACGTCGTGGCCCTCACGCACGCCCAGGTGGACGGTCTCATGGGTGCGCTCGTAGAGGTCCTGGAGGAACGGCATCGCCAGCTCCAGGAGCGAGCGCTCGACCGAGGCGCGCATGCCGAGCTCGAAGAGGCCGCCGGAGAGGCGGTAGCCGAGGTTGGTGCGGTCCAGGAGCCGGTTGGTGACCAGGTCGCCGGCGACGCGGTGGACGGTCGCCTTCGGCAGTCCGGTGCGGCGGACGAGCTCGGCCAGGGAGAGCACCTGGTCGTCGACCGTGAAGGCTCGCAGGATGGTCACCGCCTTGCCGAGCACGGTGTCGAGATCGGCAGGCTCG includes:
- a CDS encoding IclR family transcriptional regulator, with the translated sequence MPHEPADLDTVLGKAVTILRAFTVDDQVLSLAELVRRTGLPKATVHRVAGDLVTNRLLDRTNLGYRLSGGLFELGMRASVERSLLELAMPFLQDLYERTHETVHLGVREGHDVVYVAKIGGHRQAKSPSRPGGRMPVHCTAIGKILLAFSDPEVQQEVLSSPLERRTPHTIVAPGLLERQLTAALENGVAFEREESAVGLQCVAAPVLTDGGDRALAAISITGPVGRFRPEAHVTLVRAAAQGLSSLASRRRSLSS